The stretch of DNA GGCAAAAAATGAAGAAAAAAGCACTACGTGCATAACGAAAAACCGCTTTCGAAACAAAAGAGCGGTGATCAACGAAAAACCATCAAAGAGGCACCAAGCCCCATGACAGAACCCCTCGTTTTCGCCCACCTCGCAGACCTTCATATTGGCGCTTGGCGAGAGCAAAAATTCAACACCCTCACGATTGACGCATTCAACAAAGCAATCGATTTCTGCCTCGCAAGACACGTCGCCTTCATCCTCTTCTCCGGCGACCTCTTCAACACAGCACTCCCTAACATTGACCACCTCAAACAAGTCATAATCAAACTCAAAGAATGCAAAGCACAAAACGTTCCGGTCTACTGCATTCCAGGAAGCCACGACTTCAGCCCAAGCGGCAAAACCATGCTTGACATACTCGACGAAGCAGAACTCCTCACCAACGTCGTCAAAGGAAGCGTGCAAGACGGCAAGCTCAAACTCTCATTTACCATCGACAAAAAAACCGGCGTGAAAATAACAGGGATGATAGGCAAACGCGGCGCGTTGGAAAAGCATTACTACGAAGACCTCGACCGCGCAGCTCTTGAAGAAGAACCCGGCAAGAAAATCTTCATGTTCCACTCAGCAATCACCGAACTAAAACCAGCGGAGCTTGCTCAAATGGACTCAGCGCCCATCTCCTTCCTTCCCAAAGGCTTCGACTACTACGCAGGAGGGCACGTTCACATCGTCAAAGACACCACTCTTCCCGGGTATCGCAATGTCGTCTACCCCGGCCCCCTCTTCCCCGCAACCTTCAGAGAGTTGGAAACGCTCAAGCAAGGAAGCTTCTGCATCGTCGAAGACTGGAAGCTACACCGCATCCCTCACAAAATCAAAAACGTTACGGCATTAACTATCGACGCAGAAGGCAAAGACCCCGCCGGCGTCGAGCAAGACATACGAGAACGCCTCTCCACCATAGATCCGACCGACGCAATCATCCTTCTCAGGATCGAAGGAACCCTCCACTCGGGAAGCCCAGCAGACATACCCTTCTCAAACATCATTCACGAACTCATTCAAAAAGGCGCGTACCATGTAGCGAAGAACACGGTCAAGCTCACCAGCAAAGCATTCGAAGCCATCACCGTCACGAGCAAATCAGCTGGAGAAGTTGAAGAACAAGTCCTGACAGAGCATAAAGGATCGTTTGGAAACCTCTCCACGGTAGGGCTCACCAAGGAAGACGAAATCTCCCTTGCAAAATCGCTTCTCCACGCGCTCAGTGAAGACCAGCATGAAGGAGAAAAAAAGTACGAATATGAAGACAGAGTAAAAACGACGGCTCAAGAACTCATCAAGCAAACGCTCCGAAAACCTCAACAAAGCAGAAAACCATCCTAATTAACTAACGCTCGGCGTCACGCCCGAGCGGTCTTCAGCAAACACGCAACTCGCTCACGCGACATGCCTGCACCCCTCCTTCACAACAAGTAACGGTCAATCAAGTGCTCGACCTCGTGCTCGTTCCACCCGGCAGAAACGAGCTTTTCCCGAATCACGTCCCTGGAAAGCCCTCGTGCAGCGGCCTTCGCAATGAACTCTTCCATCTGCTCCATCCTCTCCTCGTACTCGCTCTTGCCGAT from Candidatus Woesearchaeota archaeon encodes:
- a CDS encoding DNA repair exonuclease, producing the protein MHNEKPLSKQKSGDQRKTIKEAPSPMTEPLVFAHLADLHIGAWREQKFNTLTIDAFNKAIDFCLARHVAFILFSGDLFNTALPNIDHLKQVIIKLKECKAQNVPVYCIPGSHDFSPSGKTMLDILDEAELLTNVVKGSVQDGKLKLSFTIDKKTGVKITGMIGKRGALEKHYYEDLDRAALEEEPGKKIFMFHSAITELKPAELAQMDSAPISFLPKGFDYYAGGHVHIVKDTTLPGYRNVVYPGPLFPATFRELETLKQGSFCIVEDWKLHRIPHKIKNVTALTIDAEGKDPAGVEQDIRERLSTIDPTDAIILLRIEGTLHSGSPADIPFSNIIHELIQKGAYHVAKNTVKLTSKAFEAITVTSKSAGEVEEQVLTEHKGSFGNLSTVGLTKEDEISLAKSLLHALSEDQHEGEKKYEYEDRVKTTAQELIKQTLRKPQQSRKPS